CAACCAGCGTCAACAAAGAACAATTCATCTATCTGTATTTACAAGGGATATGAAATAGCGATCGCATCTTTATTCATTAATATTTGGATTAATATCGCTATTTTGCTCATTTGTAGCATGATTCAGATATGTATCAAAATCAATATTCAACGAGTCTCCGCCACTTTCATTGAGTACATTTCCAGCAACTAATCCCCGTCGATTCATTAATCTTCTCAAGGTTGCCTTCGCATTACTACCACGCTTGAGAGTGAATAACAAAGAACTATCTGTACAAGGAGCATTTTGATTCACTGCTGCACATACCACTGGTTCACCTCTGAGGATGCCAGTTTTGATGTACTTTAGTTTGCCATTGTCATAGCTTTTTTGAAATCTCCGCGATACTTCATAACAACGGCGTTCCGAATTCCACTCCCTAGTAAAGTAATCCTGCGATGACCATTGAATCATCGGGACTTTCCTACCATCTTGAGTTTGAGCCACTGTTATCGGTATACCCTGACGCTTTTCACACTTGAAGATAGTCCCTCCCGCATAACTGGGCTGATTGATAGTTGCAATCATACCCAACGCAACCACAGAAGTTCCTGCAATCCCCATTAACCCTTGGCTAAAGAACCCCAATTTTATCCTTAACACTTAACTTCCTCGACAATATCAGGTGTCTTACTGAAAGTGTAAAACAGCATTGACCGTAAAATCACGGTAATAGTTCCAGCTATACAATTAATTTATCTTAAACCTAGTAGCACTACCCATAGTAAAACTATTTTCGTGAAGTGAAAATTACTTTCATCAATGAAAAATTCTGCTTCAAACATAGAATTAATACTGAATTATTGATAAGTAGCAGTTTGGTATTATTTACTCATTAATCCTAATTCCTGCTAGTTCTAGCTTCTGACTTCTATTTCAATTAGCTTTTTTAGAGATTGCATGTATCAAAGTATATTTTTTAGCTAATTCATCTCAATGACATAAGAAAAACACATATTCTTCACAATATTGCAATATATTAACCGAGCATGGTTGATTATTTATTACAAGAATTTTTAGTTGTGAATCAATCTGTGAGTTTATTGGTCTTTGTGCTGAATCAATATCAGGAGTTATAGATATGAATTCTAGTTTAATTCTGTCCAATATATTAAATCCACCAGTGCTATTTTTCTTTTTAGGAATGCTGGCAATTTTTTTTAAATCCGACCTCGAAATACCTCAACCTTTACCTAAACTATTTTCACTTTACCTGTTACTAGCTATTGGCTTTAAGGGAGGATATGAAATTACACAGAGTGGCATCAATACAGAAATTTCTCTCACACTTTTGTCAGCAATCCTGATGGCTTCTGCTGTACCTGTGTACTCCTTTTTCATTTTAAAACTCAAACTAGACGCATATAATGCAGCTGCGATCGCCGCAACTTATGGTTCTATCAGCGCCGTCACCTTTATTACGGCTCAATCATTTCTTAAAATTCTCAATATTTCCTCTGGTGGACACATGGTAGCAGCTTTAGCATTAATGGAATCACCTGCAATTATTGTGGGTATTTTGCTAGTAAGATTGTTTGCACCAAATCAAGAAAACAAAAAAGGAGAATTTGCTTGGGGCGAAGTTTTACGAGAAGCTTTTTTGAATGGTTCAGTTTTTCTCCTCATCGGTAGCGTGATTATTGGAACTCTTACAGGCGAAAGAGGCTGGGAAAAACTACACCCATTCACCCAAGATATTTTTTATGGGGTTTTAGCCTTCTTTTTACTAGATATGGGTATGGTTGCTGCTAGAAGAATTAAAGATATGCGGAAGACAGGTTCTTTTTTAATTGCCTTTGCTATATTAATGCCTGTAGCTAATGCAATTATGGGTATAATTCTCGCAAAATTAATTGGTATGTCGGCGGGAAATTCCTTACTATTCGCTGTTCTTTGTGCAAGCGCTTCTTATATAGCAGTTCCCGCAGCGATGAGAATGACAGTTCCTGAAGCTAACCCTAGTTTATATGTATCGATGGCATTAGCTTTAACTTTTCCTTTCAACATTATTATTGGCATTCCTTTGTATTTCAACATTATTAAAGCTATTGGAGTTTAACCAAATGGAAGCCATCAAAAAAATAGAAATAGTGACAAACTCTTTAGAAATCACTAAAGTTATAGAAATTTTAGAAAAAGTCGGAGTTTCCGGTTACACAGTAATTGAAGATGTCACAGGTAAAGGAGATAGAGGTAAAGTTTTTAATGATTTAGAAACTCATGTACTCACTAATGGATATGTGATAAGTGTTTGCACACATGAACAAGAACAAAAATTAGTAACAGCAATTGAGCCAATTCTGAAAAAATTTGGAGGTGTGTGTATTGTCTCTGATGCCAAGTGGATTGCACATTAGATAAGCTCTGAGGAGACGTATTGATAATATCAGTGTCTCTAAAAATTCCATTTAGTTTATTACTAATATTACTAAGGAGTATTTAACCGTGCCAATTAAACGTATCATTGAGGGGCTGAATGAATTTCATGATAATTATTTTAATACACACCGAGAATTATTTGAAAATTTATCACAAGGTCAAAACCCAGAAGTATTATTTATTACTTGCTCTGACTCGCGGATTGATCCTTTTTTAATCACTCAAAGTCAGCCTGGAGATTTATTTGTTATCCGTAATATTGGTAATATTATTCCACCCTATGGCTCACCCAATAGCGCTGAAGCTGCGGGAATCGAATATGCAATTCAAGCTTTAAATATTGATGATATAGTGATTTGTGGTCATTCTCATTGCGGTGCGATGAGAGGATTATTACAAATAGGTAGTTTGGCACAGCAAATGCCTTTAGTTTATGACTGGTTAAGGCATTACGCTGAACCGACTCGCCGTTTAGTTATGGATAACTACAAAGACTATCCAACTGACAGGCTGTTAAAAATTGCCATTGAACAGAATGTACTAACGCAGATAGAAAATCTAGAAACCCATCCAATTATTCGTTCTCGACTTCACAGCGGTCAATTGACTCTTCATGCGTGGAT
This window of the Nostoc sp. HK-01 genome carries:
- a CDS encoding nitrogen regulatory protein P-II is translated as MEAIKKIEIVTNSLEITKVIEILEKVGVSGYTVIEDVTGKGDRGKVFNDLETHVLTNGYVISVCTHEQEQKLVTAIEPILKKFGGVCIVSDAKWIAH
- a CDS encoding carbonic anhydrase, which codes for MPIKRIIEGLNEFHDNYFNTHRELFENLSQGQNPEVLFITCSDSRIDPFLITQSQPGDLFVIRNIGNIIPPYGSPNSAEAAGIEYAIQALNIDDIVICGHSHCGAMRGLLQIGSLAQQMPLVYDWLRHYAEPTRRLVMDNYKDYPTDRLLKIAIEQNVLTQIENLETHPIIRSRLHSGQLTLHAWIYEIESGEVFAYDADNGQFKILENRPFPVPNPLIGVYSE